Proteins from a single region of Mucilaginibacter daejeonensis:
- the bamA gene encoding outer membrane protein assembly factor BamA, with protein sequence MNKLFFAILFSLISTATMAQIPGGGGQRTMRSAIPADSLSYLNPKDYIIGDITVSGTKYLDKDVLIQIAKINKGDRINLPGEASANVLKNMWSQGLFDDVKLYITKIHMDTVYLDLNVTERPRLSRMRLSGIRKGEIEDVQKKLNDKTGKIVNENLLSTTTAIIKKHFNEKGYMNATVTMKQQRDPADSNSVILNVAIDKKKKVKINEVIFEGNQAFSSKRLKKFLPKTREKKFYNIFGSKKFKQDQYEEDKQSLVDKMQAKGYRDAEIVSDSVWRHDDNTVNVKIKVYEGPKYYFGNITWTGNARYSTQVLNRILRIKKGDVFSEEELSKRLNGGGPDGNDVNTLYLDDGYLTFNSEAVQTSIYNDTIDVNIRIYEGAQYTINRVMVKGNEVTNDRVIIRELATKPGQKFSKSLIMRSTRQITQLGNFDEQKIEPKPTNINPTDGTVDILYNVVEKPSDQIELSGGFGGGQLVGTLGLTFNNFSLRNLFNGKAYKPLPKGDGQKLSLRGQANGKNYQNFSFTFSEPWLGGKKPIYFSLSAYTQLSSTGQFYAKSDPRYNFLRINGVGVTLGKRLNWPDNYFQLNYSLNFDHYKLDNFRGYLLTDGTSYNIKLTQEFSRNSVDAPIFPTSGSNIRFTIQVTPPYSLLNNTNYSIATPAERYKFVEYHKWKFDAQWFTKIAGKLVLMSQTRFGFLGTYNKLVGQSPFERFKLGGDGMATYQFLQGSEIIGMRGYQNFTVVPVGSGYNPNSQTNDNIGSPIYNKFTMELRYPVIASQSATIFLLTFAEGGNTWNNFRDYNPFNIRRSVGVGARIFLPIFGLLGLDYGYGFDQIPGIPGANKGQFHFSIAQSLNGGFN encoded by the coding sequence ACGTGTTGAAGAATATGTGGTCGCAGGGTTTGTTCGATGATGTGAAACTTTACATCACCAAGATCCACATGGACACCGTTTACTTGGATCTGAACGTGACCGAGCGCCCACGTTTATCACGTATGCGTTTAAGCGGTATACGCAAGGGGGAGATAGAGGACGTACAAAAGAAATTGAATGATAAGACCGGCAAGATCGTCAACGAGAACTTGCTGAGCACTACCACAGCGATCATCAAAAAGCACTTCAACGAGAAAGGCTACATGAACGCTACGGTGACCATGAAGCAACAACGTGACCCGGCTGACTCAAACAGTGTGATCCTGAACGTGGCCATCGATAAAAAGAAGAAGGTCAAGATCAATGAGGTGATATTTGAAGGTAACCAGGCCTTCAGCTCAAAAAGGCTGAAAAAGTTCCTGCCCAAGACCCGCGAAAAGAAATTCTATAACATCTTCGGTTCTAAAAAATTCAAGCAAGACCAGTACGAAGAGGACAAACAATCGCTTGTTGACAAAATGCAGGCGAAGGGTTACCGTGACGCCGAGATCGTGAGCGATTCGGTATGGCGTCATGATGATAACACCGTGAACGTAAAGATCAAGGTGTACGAAGGTCCTAAGTATTACTTTGGTAACATCACCTGGACCGGTAATGCCCGTTACTCTACTCAGGTATTGAACCGCATCCTGCGTATCAAAAAAGGTGATGTATTTAGCGAAGAGGAGTTGAGCAAACGCCTGAACGGTGGTGGCCCTGACGGTAACGACGTGAACACGCTTTACCTTGATGATGGATACCTGACCTTTAACTCTGAGGCCGTACAGACCAGCATTTACAATGATACCATTGATGTGAACATCCGTATCTACGAGGGTGCACAATACACCATCAACCGTGTGATGGTAAAAGGTAACGAGGTGACCAACGATCGCGTGATCATTCGTGAACTGGCTACCAAACCAGGTCAAAAGTTCTCCAAATCATTGATCATGCGTAGTACACGCCAGATCACGCAGCTGGGTAACTTTGACGAGCAAAAGATCGAGCCAAAACCGACCAACATCAACCCGACCGATGGTACCGTAGACATATTGTATAACGTGGTAGAAAAACCATCTGACCAGATCGAGTTATCGGGTGGTTTTGGTGGTGGCCAGCTGGTGGGTACACTGGGTTTAACCTTCAACAACTTCTCGTTGCGTAATCTGTTCAATGGTAAAGCTTACAAACCACTGCCTAAAGGTGATGGCCAAAAGCTAAGCTTACGTGGTCAGGCCAACGGTAAGAATTACCAGAACTTCTCGTTCACTTTCTCGGAGCCTTGGTTAGGTGGTAAAAAACCTATCTACTTCAGCTTATCGGCTTATACACAGTTAAGCTCTACCGGTCAGTTCTATGCCAAGTCTGACCCGCGTTACAACTTTTTACGCATCAACGGTGTGGGTGTTACTTTGGGTAAGCGTTTGAACTGGCCTGATAACTATTTCCAGTTGAACTACTCGCTTAACTTTGACCACTACAAACTGGATAACTTCAGGGGCTACCTTCTTACTGATGGTACCTCGTACAACATCAAGTTAACACAGGAGTTCAGCCGTAATTCGGTAGATGCGCCTATCTTCCCAACAAGTGGTTCTAACATACGTTTCACCATACAGGTAACGCCGCCATACTCGTTGCTGAACAATACTAACTACAGCATCGCTACTCCGGCCGAGCGTTACAAGTTTGTGGAGTACCATAAATGGAAGTTCGATGCACAGTGGTTCACTAAGATCGCCGGTAAACTGGTGCTCATGTCGCAAACCCGTTTCGGTTTCCTGGGCACGTATAATAAATTGGTAGGCCAATCGCCGTTCGAGCGTTTCAAACTGGGTGGTGATGGTATGGCAACTTACCAGTTCCTGCAAGGTAGCGAGATCATTGGTATGCGTGGTTACCAGAACTTCACCGTAGTACCGGTAGGTTCAGGTTATAACCCTAACAGCCAAACCAATGACAACATCGGTAGCCCGATATACAACAAATTCACCATGGAGCTGCGTTACCCGGTGATCGCCAGCCAGTCGGCCACGATCTTCCTGTTAACATTTGCTGAAGGTGGTAATACCTGGAACAATTTCCGCGATTATAATCCGTTCAATATTCGTCGTTCAGTAGGTGTGGGTGCAAGGATATTTCTTCCTATATTTGGCCTCCTTGGTCTGGATTACGGTTATGGTTTCGACCAGATCCCGGGTATACCAGGAGCCAACAAAGGACAGTTCCACTTCTCGATCGCACAGAGCCTGAACGGTGGTTTCAATTAA
- the murI gene encoding glutamate racemase, with the protein MHNTRPIGIFDSGIGGLTVFRSIAGQLPGHDLLYLGDNSRAPYGNRSFNTIHQYTWECVQWLLAQGCPLVILACNTASAKALRTIQQKDLPVTHPDRRVLGVIRPTAEVIGEYTHTGNIGVLGTQGTVASGSYLLEIKKFFPEISVHQQACPLWVPLIESGEYDKPGADHYVKLYLDELLQRSDQIDTILLACTHYPLLQHKIEAHLPEGVKVVAQGDIVAKSLTDYLQRHPEIDQQITRQGTRRFCTTTDDTTDLDQHASMFISEEVEFEFIGQM; encoded by the coding sequence ATGCATAACACGCGGCCGATAGGGATATTTGATTCAGGAATAGGAGGATTGACCGTGTTCAGGTCTATTGCAGGGCAGCTGCCCGGTCATGACCTGTTGTACCTGGGCGATAACAGTCGGGCCCCTTACGGTAACCGCTCGTTCAATACCATACACCAATATACCTGGGAGTGTGTGCAATGGCTGCTGGCACAAGGCTGCCCGCTGGTGATACTGGCTTGCAATACGGCATCGGCCAAGGCGTTGCGCACCATCCAACAAAAGGACCTCCCGGTAACGCATCCTGACCGCCGGGTATTGGGTGTGATACGCCCTACGGCCGAGGTGATCGGTGAGTATACGCACACCGGCAACATAGGCGTACTGGGTACGCAGGGCACCGTTGCATCAGGTTCTTATCTGCTGGAGATAAAGAAGTTCTTTCCTGAGATCTCTGTGCATCAGCAAGCCTGCCCGTTATGGGTGCCGCTGATCGAAAGCGGGGAGTACGATAAGCCCGGCGCCGACCATTACGTGAAACTATATTTGGATGAGTTGCTGCAACGATCCGATCAGATAGATACCATATTGCTGGCCTGCACCCATTACCCGCTGTTGCAGCACAAGATAGAAGCGCACTTGCCTGAGGGGGTCAAGGTAGTGGCCCAGGGCGACATCGTGGCCAAAAGCCTGACCGACTACCTGCAGCGCCACCCCGAGATCGATCAGCAGATCACCCGCCAGGGCACCCGCCGCTTTTGCACCACCACCGACGACACCACAGACCTTGACCAACATGCCTCCATGTTCATCTCCGAAGAAGTGGAGTTCGAGTTCATCGGGCAGATGTGA
- a CDS encoding OmpH family outer membrane protein, whose protein sequence is MKKLFTVALVAGIMLVTANFAKAQTKIAYVDFNSVIESMPGLKPIQTQLQNYQKTFMDQLQSMQTELQTKAKAYETNSKTMTDATRTATENELNDINKRIQEFQNSAQQQVQAKSAELFKPLSDQAKAAINTVAKEKGYTYVFDSGSTGMIVSPAGDDLMPAVKLKLGIK, encoded by the coding sequence ATGAAAAAGTTATTTACAGTTGCTTTAGTTGCAGGTATAATGTTGGTGACGGCTAATTTTGCTAAAGCACAGACCAAGATCGCTTACGTTGATTTCAACAGCGTTATTGAGTCGATGCCAGGCCTGAAGCCTATACAGACCCAGCTGCAGAACTACCAAAAGACCTTTATGGATCAGTTGCAGTCAATGCAGACCGAACTGCAAACCAAAGCTAAAGCTTACGAGACCAACAGCAAGACCATGACCGATGCGACCCGTACAGCTACTGAGAACGAATTGAACGACATCAACAAACGTATACAAGAGTTCCAGAACAGTGCACAACAACAAGTTCAGGCTAAAAGCGCTGAGCTGTTCAAACCACTGAGCGATCAGGCAAAAGCTGCCATCAACACCGTAGCTAAAGAAAAAGGTTACACTTACGTATTCGATTCAGGTTCTACCGGTATGATCGTATCACCTGCAGGTGATGATCTGATGCCAGCTGTTAAACTGAAATTAGGTATCAAATAA
- the nuoK gene encoding NADH-quinone oxidoreductase subunit NuoK: MITLTHYLVLSAALFCIGLFIILSKRNAIQILIGIELMLNAAILNLVAFGRFDKMNNGGQTFALFAIVLAAASTAVALAIVLNVYRRYRTIDPGKIDQLKDR, translated from the coding sequence GTGATCACACTTACTCATTACCTGGTACTAAGTGCCGCATTGTTCTGCATTGGGTTATTCATTATCCTGAGCAAGCGCAACGCCATACAGATATTGATCGGCATCGAACTGATGCTGAACGCTGCTATATTGAACCTGGTGGCCTTTGGCCGTTTTGATAAGATGAACAATGGTGGCCAGACATTTGCCTTGTTCGCTATCGTGCTGGCAGCTGCCTCTACTGCCGTGGCATTGGCCATTGTGTTGAACGTTTACCGCCGTTACCGTACCATCGATCCGGGTAAGATCGATCAGTTAAAGGACCGATAA
- a CDS encoding complex I subunit 4 family protein, with translation MNILTLFIFIPALFGLLILALPASLKQSFKYLTLVATLVQLALSVYMYLNFNTGANFGGVAHEEQFQFMQKVPWIQLELGNAGRMQIDYFVGIDGLSVMLLVMSAVVMVIAVLASWNITHNVKGYFALFLLLDMAVAGVFSALDFFLFYLFYELMLLPLYFLIGMWGGVRREYAAIKFFLYTLFGSVFMLLIMVGLYLSVTDPATGSHTFNIIKMMDPANYRPGSIFAVLSEHTLFGVPARTLGFVVLFIAFAIKVPVVPLHTWLPDAHVEAPTPVSIILAGVLLKIGGYGIIRICIGIFPEVAMNASWWLGLLGVISILYGALNALAQRDLKRLIAYSSISHMGFVLLGLASQTAEGISGAMLQMISHGFLSSMLFFLVGVIYERVHDRDIYHFRGLATVNPTYTTYVMIAFFASLGLPGFSAFVAEAFSLTGAFSSSVLPKWMAVCGSVGILLSAAYFLWTLQRMFFGKELLKGGDAWRASLSTLNIREKIALFPLAILALVLGIMPSLVLGKINTSVLAFIEFTKHIAR, from the coding sequence ATGAACATACTCACCCTATTCATATTCATCCCCGCGTTATTTGGCTTGCTCATACTAGCCTTACCGGCCAGCCTTAAACAAAGCTTCAAGTACCTTACACTGGTGGCTACACTGGTGCAGTTGGCGCTGAGCGTGTATATGTACCTCAACTTTAATACCGGGGCTAACTTTGGCGGCGTGGCACACGAGGAGCAGTTCCAGTTCATGCAAAAAGTGCCCTGGATACAGCTTGAATTGGGCAATGCCGGGCGCATGCAGATCGATTACTTTGTCGGTATCGATGGCCTGTCGGTGATGTTGTTAGTAATGAGTGCCGTGGTGATGGTGATCGCCGTGCTGGCCTCATGGAACATCACCCACAACGTAAAAGGCTATTTTGCCCTGTTCCTGCTGTTGGATATGGCCGTTGCCGGGGTGTTCAGTGCGCTCGACTTCTTTTTGTTCTACCTTTTTTATGAACTGATGCTGCTACCACTATACTTCCTGATCGGGATGTGGGGTGGCGTAAGGCGCGAATATGCGGCCATCAAATTCTTCCTGTATACGCTGTTCGGCTCGGTATTTATGCTGCTCATCATGGTGGGCCTTTACCTATCGGTAACTGACCCTGCCACCGGTAGCCATACCTTCAATATCATTAAAATGATGGATCCGGCCAACTACCGGCCGGGGTCGATATTTGCGGTATTGAGCGAGCACACCTTGTTCGGGGTACCGGCACGTACCTTAGGCTTCGTGGTATTGTTCATTGCCTTCGCCATCAAAGTGCCGGTAGTGCCGTTGCACACCTGGCTGCCTGATGCGCACGTTGAGGCGCCTACACCGGTATCGATCATACTGGCGGGTGTACTGCTCAAGATCGGTGGTTATGGCATCATCCGTATCTGTATAGGCATCTTCCCTGAGGTGGCCATGAATGCGTCCTGGTGGCTTGGTCTGTTGGGTGTGATATCCATTTTGTATGGTGCACTTAATGCACTTGCCCAGCGCGACCTTAAACGTTTGATCGCTTATTCGTCCATCTCCCACATGGGCTTCGTGCTTTTGGGGCTGGCTTCCCAAACGGCCGAAGGTATCAGCGGTGCCATGCTGCAAATGATCAGTCACGGTTTCCTTTCATCCATGTTGTTCTTCCTGGTAGGGGTGATCTACGAGCGTGTGCACGATCGCGATATCTATCATTTCCGTGGCCTGGCTACGGTGAACCCAACTTATACCACTTACGTGATGATCGCGTTCTTTGCGTCGCTTGGTCTGCCTGGCTTTTCAGCTTTTGTGGCCGAGGCGTTTTCGCTCACCGGCGCGTTCAGTTCATCGGTATTGCCTAAGTGGATGGCGGTTTGCGGTTCGGTAGGTATACTACTGAGCGCGGCCTACTTTTTATGGACGCTGCAGCGCATGTTCTTCGGTAAGGAACTGCTCAAAGGTGGCGACGCCTGGAGGGCTTCGTTAAGCACACTCAACATTCGCGAGAAGATCGCTTTGTTCCCGTTAGCAATACTGGCTTTGGTGTTAGGCATCATGCCATCATTGGTACTGGGTAAGATCAATACCTCTGTGCTGGCCTTTATCGAGTTCACTAAACATATTGCCCGTTAA
- a CDS encoding OmpH family outer membrane protein, producing MKKILIACFLTLISVTAFAQRFAYVDSDYILKHIPEYASSQKQLAALSEQFQRDVDGRFQEIDRLYKAYQADQVLMTADMKKRRENEIVEKEKAAKDFQRSKFGPDGELSKRSGLLVKPIQDRVSKAVQAVAESENLDMIFDKNSEVMMLYANPRYNKSDAVITRLGLKPGTFAR from the coding sequence ATGAAAAAGATATTGATCGCATGTTTTTTAACACTGATAAGTGTTACCGCATTTGCACAACGCTTTGCCTATGTTGATTCAGATTATATACTGAAACACATACCGGAGTACGCCTCATCACAAAAGCAACTGGCAGCCTTGTCGGAGCAGTTCCAGCGCGATGTTGACGGCCGCTTTCAGGAGATAGACCGTTTGTACAAAGCTTACCAGGCCGATCAGGTACTCATGACCGCTGATATGAAGAAGCGCCGTGAGAACGAGATCGTAGAGAAAGAGAAAGCCGCAAAGGACTTCCAACGTTCGAAATTTGGACCTGATGGCGAATTATCAAAACGTAGCGGTTTGCTGGTTAAACCAATTCAGGATAGAGTGTCTAAAGCTGTACAGGCCGTAGCCGAGAGCGAGAACCTGGACATGATATTTGACAAGAACAGCGAGGTGATGATGTTATACGCTAACCCACGTTACAACAAAAGCGACGCCGTGATCACCCGCCTTGGATTAAAACCAGGAACTTTTGCCAGATAA
- a CDS encoding NADH-quinone oxidoreductase subunit 5 family protein, with protein MTAALSHIDSQTIGYALAAVGLPLVAALINLLLPAKSGRVSGWISAVAILLSAVLAAIVFGRVWNFKQLQEQQLWFMVGSTPVYAGVLLNNLSVFMLLLVTVIALPVHIYSTGYIKSAEQNRYFTYLSFFCFSMMALVLVDSTLLFYAFWELVGFSSYLLIGFWFTKDSAVQANKKAFIMNRIGDIGLLTAIIILFAQFHTFDLVRLFGEKGLVRFAIIDHGFWVSPVGSLPQVWQYVAFVGILLAVAAKSAQFPLHTWLPDAMEGPTSVSALIHAATMVAAGVFLLGRVYPLFNIYELNTLAIIGSFTALLAATIALTQNDLKRILAYSTISQLGYMIAAMGINAYASSLFHLATHAFFKCLLFLCAGVIIHEVQHIKDEHQLDIDPQNILYMGGLRKKMPITFIATLVGCLALVGLPLTSGYLSKDGILIQVFEWAENKPGVYMIIPVSIMLTSCLTAFYVARLIFKVFFGEFRLKEILPDIHLHIGDGGFVFSIPLIFLSICSLFPLFSFNPLVYEHAWLFEGFSPSQMMARANNYHTIIPVLINILCVFVAYWAYAVYIQQRKLVFTQNSLWFRLSYNQWYIDTFYRKAVVGGVLWLSRTLFAFDKQVIDGGIDKLQALTRSLAGLAAWTDRYIVDGVLHLTAWTVRVIGGSVRSFQNGRVQYYLFSMLAVVLAVLVFKLLI; from the coding sequence TTGACCGCTGCACTTTCACATATCGACTCTCAAACGATCGGTTATGCGTTGGCAGCCGTGGGTTTGCCGTTGGTGGCCGCACTGATCAACCTGCTGTTGCCTGCCAAAAGCGGCCGTGTGTCGGGTTGGATATCGGCTGTTGCCATATTATTGAGTGCGGTATTGGCAGCTATTGTATTCGGACGGGTATGGAACTTTAAGCAACTGCAAGAGCAGCAACTGTGGTTCATGGTCGGCAGTACGCCGGTGTATGCGGGCGTATTGCTCAACAACCTTTCGGTGTTCATGCTGCTGCTGGTCACGGTGATCGCTTTGCCGGTACATATTTACTCCACCGGTTACATCAAATCTGCCGAGCAGAACCGCTACTTTACCTACCTCAGTTTCTTTTGCTTTAGCATGATGGCGCTGGTATTGGTAGATAGTACGCTGCTGTTCTACGCCTTTTGGGAACTTGTGGGCTTTTCATCTTACCTCTTGATCGGCTTTTGGTTCACTAAGGATAGTGCCGTGCAGGCTAATAAGAAGGCCTTCATCATGAACCGTATAGGTGATATCGGTTTGCTCACGGCCATCATCATTCTGTTCGCACAGTTTCACACTTTTGATCTGGTCAGGCTGTTTGGCGAAAAGGGTTTGGTCAGGTTCGCGATCATCGATCATGGCTTTTGGGTATCTCCTGTGGGTAGCCTGCCGCAGGTATGGCAATACGTGGCCTTTGTAGGTATACTGTTGGCGGTGGCGGCCAAATCGGCCCAGTTCCCGCTGCACACCTGGCTGCCCGATGCTATGGAAGGGCCCACCTCGGTATCGGCACTGATTCACGCAGCTACGATGGTGGCCGCTGGCGTATTCCTGCTGGGCAGGGTATACCCCTTGTTCAATATCTACGAGCTGAACACATTGGCCATCATCGGCTCGTTCACGGCCTTACTGGCGGCCACTATAGCCCTCACTCAAAATGATCTGAAACGCATCCTGGCGTACTCTACCATATCACAGCTGGGATACATGATCGCGGCCATGGGCATCAATGCCTATGCGTCAAGCCTGTTCCACTTGGCCACGCATGCGTTTTTCAAGTGTTTGCTGTTCCTGTGCGCGGGAGTGATCATTCACGAGGTGCAGCACATTAAGGATGAGCACCAGTTAGATATCGACCCACAGAACATCCTATACATGGGCGGCCTGCGTAAAAAGATGCCTATCACCTTTATTGCCACACTGGTGGGTTGTTTGGCACTGGTAGGTCTACCGCTTACGTCGGGTTATCTGTCTAAAGACGGTATATTAATACAGGTCTTTGAGTGGGCCGAGAATAAGCCCGGCGTATATATGATCATTCCGGTGAGTATCATGCTGACCAGTTGCCTGACCGCATTTTATGTGGCCAGGCTGATCTTTAAGGTATTCTTTGGCGAGTTCAGGCTGAAAGAGATACTGCCCGATATACATTTGCATATCGGCGATGGAGGCTTTGTCTTCAGCATACCGCTCATCTTCCTGAGCATTTGCAGCTTGTTTCCGCTGTTCTCATTCAACCCATTGGTTTATGAGCATGCCTGGCTTTTCGAGGGCTTCAGTCCATCGCAAATGATGGCGCGTGCTAACAATTACCATACGATCATTCCGGTGCTGATCAATATCCTGTGCGTGTTCGTGGCGTATTGGGCATATGCGGTATACATCCAGCAGCGTAAACTGGTATTTACTCAAAATAGCCTTTGGTTCAGGTTATCCTACAACCAATGGTATATCGATACTTTTTACAGAAAAGCTGTAGTAGGAGGGGTGTTGTGGCTGAGCCGTACGTTGTTCGCTTTCGATAAACAAGTGATAGATGGGGGCATTGACAAGCTGCAGGCGCTCACCCGGTCGCTTGCCGGCCTGGCCGCCTGGACCGACCGCTACATTGTTGATGGTGTTTTACATTTGACCGCCTGGACCGTACGCGTGATCGGCGGCTCGGTGCGCAGCTTCCAAAACGGACGTGTGCAATATTACCTGTTCAGTATGCTGGCCGTGGTGTTAGCCGTACTGGTATTTAAATTACTGATCTGA
- a CDS encoding NADH-quinone oxidoreductase subunit J family protein yields MNLITVMFYLMAVIAICSGLYVAASKNLVRSVFMFFITLFALAGIYVLCLADFVAVTQVVVYVGGILVLILFAFMLSGRESLAGVEGQENKLINLSKVPALLLSALFLIVLVNIYFKADVDGLPWIANAVRTGDTFAPTTVVINNLGVTLMTRYLLPFEAVSVLLLMALVGAAHLSRKEEGATS; encoded by the coding sequence ATGAACCTGATCACCGTTATGTTCTATTTAATGGCAGTGATCGCCATTTGCTCGGGGCTATATGTGGCCGCCAGCAAAAACCTGGTGCGCTCGGTGTTCATGTTCTTCATTACGCTGTTCGCGCTGGCGGGGATCTATGTGCTTTGCCTGGCCGACTTTGTGGCCGTTACGCAAGTAGTGGTGTATGTGGGTGGCATATTGGTGCTGATCCTGTTCGCGTTCATGCTGTCGGGGCGGGAGTCGCTGGCCGGTGTGGAGGGACAGGAGAATAAACTCATCAACCTGAGCAAAGTGCCTGCACTGCTGCTTTCAGCTTTGTTCTTGATCGTATTGGTCAACATATACTTCAAAGCCGATGTGGATGGTTTGCCGTGGATCGCTAACGCGGTGAGGACAGGCGACACCTTCGCGCCCACAACGGTGGTGATCAACAATTTAGGCGTTACCCTCATGACTCGTTACTTGCTACCTTTCGAGGCGGTATCAGTATTGTTGCTGATGGCTTTGGTGGGCGCTGCACACTTATCACGCAAGGAGGAGGGCGCTACATCGTGA
- a CDS encoding NuoI/complex I 23 kDa subunit family protein: protein MTNTYKAFVTAIKGLGLTLRHLFTGNSERKVQPVQAPNYFKELEIGTNTIQYPKQKLPIPEVGRYQLDVVIDDCIVCDLCAKICPVDCIDITSIKATQSYGQTSDGSKKMLYAEKFDIDMAKCLYCGLCTVVCPTECITMTNEYDRSVYQLGDLTYSFSDMSPELVAEKKAEYEQAQAQKLAAKQAAMKAKEGGATS, encoded by the coding sequence GTGACCAACACATATAAAGCTTTTGTAACAGCCATTAAAGGGCTGGGTCTAACGCTGCGCCATCTTTTCACCGGTAATTCTGAACGTAAGGTGCAGCCGGTGCAAGCGCCCAACTACTTTAAAGAGTTGGAAATAGGTACTAACACGATCCAATATCCCAAGCAAAAGCTGCCCATACCCGAAGTGGGCCGTTATCAGTTAGATGTGGTTATCGACGATTGCATCGTGTGTGACCTTTGCGCCAAGATATGTCCGGTGGATTGCATCGACATTACCTCGATCAAGGCCACACAGTCTTACGGCCAAACGTCTGACGGTTCGAAGAAGATGCTATATGCCGAGAAGTTCGATATCGATATGGCCAAGTGCCTGTATTGCGGACTTTGTACGGTGGTTTGCCCAACCGAGTGCATTACCATGACCAACGAGTACGACCGCAGCGTATACCAACTGGGCGACCTTACCTACAGCTTCTCTGACATGAGCCCCGAACTGGTGGCCGAAAAGAAAGCTGAATACGAGCAAGCGCAAGCCCAAAAGCTGGCGGCCAAGCAAGCCGCCATGAAGGCAAAGGAGGGAGGCGCTACGTCATGA
- the nuoH gene encoding NADH-quinone oxidoreductase subunit NuoH, with protein MNFYIVYILVAVGLFAFAGLFALFGVYAERKVSAFIQDRLGPTETGKFGLLQTLADALKLLQKESIIPAAADKVLFVLAPIIIFVSVYMGFACLPWAPEVIPSDTNLGLYYVFAILAIETLGILMAGWGSNNKYSILGAMRSAAQIISYEIPAGFAIIAVVMVSQTLDLQQIAIQQGTLSAEKVKFLGVWDVTHIGGLLSWNVFKAPHLIVAFVIYFIASLAESNRAPFDIPEAESELVAGFHTEFTGMKFAFVFLAEYSMMFLVSMIAVVLFLGAWNSPLPNIGSVKLADWTTGLVWGIAWTFIKTLLLVGVQMWIRWTLPRLRVDQLMNLCWKVLTPLAFLCMVISGVWRLWVM; from the coding sequence TTGAACTTTTACATCGTTTATATCTTGGTGGCCGTGGGGCTGTTCGCATTCGCGGGGCTGTTCGCCTTGTTCGGGGTATATGCCGAGCGCAAGGTCTCAGCCTTTATACAAGACCGCCTTGGACCTACCGAAACGGGTAAGTTCGGCCTGTTGCAAACGCTGGCCGATGCACTAAAGTTGCTCCAAAAAGAATCCATCATCCCCGCCGCGGCCGATAAGGTATTGTTCGTGCTGGCACCCATCATCATCTTTGTATCGGTGTATATGGGTTTTGCCTGCCTGCCCTGGGCGCCGGAGGTCATCCCCTCCGATACTAACCTTGGCTTATACTATGTGTTCGCTATTTTGGCGATCGAGACGCTGGGCATACTCATGGCGGGTTGGGGATCCAACAACAAATATTCTATCTTAGGTGCCATGCGTTCGGCCGCGCAGATCATCTCGTATGAGATACCGGCCGGTTTCGCGATCATTGCCGTGGTGATGGTGAGCCAAACGCTTGACCTGCAACAGATCGCCATACAGCAAGGGACACTATCGGCCGAGAAGGTCAAGTTCCTGGGCGTATGGGATGTGACCCACATTGGCGGCTTGTTAAGCTGGAACGTTTTTAAGGCGCCGCATCTGATCGTGGCCTTTGTGATCTACTTTATCGCATCACTGGCCGAGAGTAACCGTGCGCCGTTTGATATACCCGAGGCGGAGTCGGAATTGGTAGCGGGCTTTCATACCGAATTTACGGGAATGAAGTTCGCTTTCGTGTTCCTGGCCGAGTACTCGATGATGTTCCTGGTGTCCATGATCGCCGTAGTGCTGTTCCTTGGTGCCTGGAACTCGCCGTTGCCCAATATCGGCAGCGTTAAGCTGGCCGACTGGACCACCGGTCTGGTGTGGGGCATAGCCTGGACCTTCATCAAGACCCTACTGTTAGTAGGTGTACAGATGTGGATCCGTTGGACGCTGCCCCGCCTGCGTGTGGACCAGCTGATGAACCTGTGCTGGAAAGTGCTAACACCACTGGCCTTTTTATGCATGGTGATATCAGGCGTATGGCGGCTATGGGTAATGTGA